A genome region from Victivallis lenta includes the following:
- a CDS encoding Hsp20/alpha crystallin family protein produces the protein MDTANVRENEKDEVQVMPEPVTLVPLVDILEGENGVTVQFEVPGANSGTVDIEVLNGVLTMTAKSSLKRNGRPVVFKRNFRISEDVDVQKISAKSRDGVLTLEIPKAERARVHRIKVQ, from the coding sequence ATGGATACCGCAAATGTCAGGGAAAACGAAAAGGATGAAGTTCAGGTCATGCCGGAGCCGGTGACGCTGGTTCCGCTGGTGGATATCCTGGAAGGGGAGAACGGGGTTACGGTCCAGTTCGAGGTCCCCGGGGCGAATTCCGGAACGGTCGACATCGAGGTTCTGAACGGTGTTCTCACCATGACTGCGAAGAGTTCGCTCAAGCGGAACGGCCGCCCGGTCGTCTTCAAGCGCAACTTCCGGATTTCGGAGGACGTTGACGTCCAGAAGATTTCCGCGAAGTCGAGGGACGGCGTCCTGACGCTTGAGATTCCGAAGGCCGAACGCGCCAGAGTGCACCGCATCAAGGTGCAGTGA